Genomic segment of Alligator mississippiensis isolate rAllMis1 chromosome 6, rAllMis1, whole genome shotgun sequence:
TAGGAATATTCATGGAAGAAGCTCTGTATTTGTTTACTGGGTTTCAGCCAACTTGAATGacgttttggaggtgttttgagTTTTGACTTATAATCTCAACCATGTCCGTCCTGGCTAATAAATAAACAGAAGGGTTCTGTTACTAACAGAGGCTTTGACTATCTCCTTCAGGGAGGCTAAGATGCCAGCATCCTGTAGCAGTACTTTCTTAGCAGTCAGCAAACACCTCCTGACACTGGCAAGTCTAACCTTGCAGAGGAAGATTTACTGAGAAAATTGCAAACCTGCTCGGTTTCCTTGAACTCTAAGGCTTTTTTTGTAGGAGATGTGATAACATATCTACAGATCCACTGTAGGGTGAAAAAGCTGCTCTTCGGTGGGTCTTTTTCTCCCACCCTCTCTGTCTCCCTTTGACTGAAACTGGGAGTAGTGTTAAACAACTGCTCATCTGTTTCAAGGTTTCCCATGTATGGAAATGCTAATTTAAATACATATGTGGGAAAAATCATAACAGATTTGATAAATGGCTTTTCTGGACTCAGAACCTAGAAGGCTATGAGGCTTCTAATTTTATATGCAAGCAGGCCAACTAATCTTTCAAATTACAGGTGATGTATGCTTCTGGGTTGGAGATAGAATTTGGCTTTTACTCCTTCATGTTATAAATGTTAAAATATGTGACCTTAGTGTCACCCAGTATGTTCATCTCAAGTAGAATTTTGCATTTATCTGGAGATTTTGTTATTGGGATTCATCTCAGAATATTTCAGTAAAAGTTGTATGCGTTGCTTGTCTAGGTGTCTTTCCTTCTTCCATCTTTTCaatccatgtcttttttttttgtatagcgTGCTCTTCAGGATCCCAATGTAGCAGCTTTCATGGTTGAACCAATTCAAGGTGAAGCAGGTGTGGTTGTCCCCGATGAAGGTTACCTTACAGGAGTGCGAGAGCTGTGCACAAAACACAATGTAAGGACCATTGGTGCATTTAAATCAAAATGTGATGTGTAGACTGAGGTATAATTTGGAATTTTTGTGGTCTGGGTGGGGTGAGTGAGGGCAGGTGCTGACCTCCTTTCAAAGGGGCTGTTGTAGCTGCTGCAGGGGTATgggctccctggggctgtcatTCTGGTACTGCCTCTAAATCAGCACCCAGGACTGATGCTCACCCACCCTTAGTTGCACAGCTGCATAGAGGACTTGGTGTGTTATTAAAtcatttcctttctttcagtGGGCATGAGAATGACTAGAGTAGTTCTCTTTTGTTTCTCAGTCGtgtcatttaattatttttttcttaactttttcAAGGCACTAGAAGTGATGGAAACAATTTATGTGAGGtaaaaggaattttaccctaggTTAGAGAGCTGGGCAGTTACAATATGAACTCTCCTACCAGTGATGCTAACCTTGACAACCATCTTTTCCAGGGGTGAGATGATATTATCATCATATCAGTCCTGAACCCTTCTTCAGGAGACAACCAGCCACTGGCACACAGTCTTTGACGTGGACTTAGTCCATTGAGGTGTGCAATAGACAGTGTTATGTGTTTTGTATCACTGATTGTTTTTCTGCAAATTGAATGAAATCTTGTTTTCAAAAATGGCCATTCCACTCATAATGTTGAACCCATTGGGTAGAACTAATTATCCACATTATGGAACATGCCTCATATTGGATAGAATCCTTAACCCTTAAAGGCCATAATCTACCAGTCACCATTTGAATAACATGTATTGCAGTGTATTCCATGGTACAAAAGCATTTTCATGAGTTTTGGGAAATAAAATGGTAAATTAGCTGGTAGGCCTTTTTGACACTATATATGGTTTACTGTGTTGTTTGTGGCCTCTGTGAGAGTTTGTTGTTGATATCTGAGTGGGATTATCTGATTGAGTAAAATCAGGACATGCCTGCATGTTCATTAATATACCTTTGCtcctgtgcattaagtttaatacctctaACATGGGGTAAAGATAAAGGCTCAGTagctgcgctaatgcacagtagcaaaggtaaACTTTTGTTTGCTgacaatgtgcagtagactaattctactgcacacgAGTActgtttttgccatgacatgataatgcacagtagaacagtTCATTGCACATTCAGGCatattgtgtagacatgcccacagtcattcattactgattttttttttttaaaggttctcTTTATTGCTGATGaaatacaaactggtttagctaGAACTGGGAAAATGCTGGCTGTTGACCATGAAAATGTGAGACCTGATCTAGTCCTTCTTGGAAAGGCTCTGTCTGGTGGCTTATATCCCGTAAGTAAAAAAACCAGAACATAAAACAAAATAACTGTTTTGTAGTTTAAACTAATTGCTGACACCACTTAGACTTTATATTTTGTTCTCAAAATACGTAGAGTTGACCTGGTGTTTGGAATTCTTGGGAATGGATGAGAGAAGTAACTGGTTATGGAGCTGTAGGATGTTCAGGTCAAGATATTCCAACTTGCTAGAGAAGTTGTTTTTATATATGATCTATCTGTACTTTGAAATAAGCGGTGCATGTGTACAATTGACCTGGTATTAAGTTTATCAAGGGCAGGACTCTTTGCTTTCATCTTCCAAGGCAGTCATAATGCCTTGTTTCTTAAGGGAACAATTTTGGAATTAGCGGAACTAGGATGGGCTATCTTTAGTTCTTATGACTGGTGATCTGAAGGGTTGTGAGCCtaacaatgggcacatctacatgtacagttaATGCGCATGAATATACCCCAGAACttactgctccagagttttttgctcttgGGTGCATCATGTGAATGTGCGCCTGGGAGCAAATAATTTTGGAGCAATTTGCTCTGGAGTTGattcatgtgcagcacattgagcctggtcagagctgccccagctggcagcagcccagcgctgctctgaccaggctcaatgtgctgcagagggcctggctggggcatgagggtgcttcagtgtggggctagctggcagctaggccctgcactgaagcacctgtTGTGCCCCAGCCTTTtgggcagtgtctacacgtgcactctTGTGCACGAAAAATTTCTAAATTTAAAATTACAGAGCAGGCTAGTACTTCATTAGTTTTATATGGATACTTGAAACAGggggcatgtgtaaatgcagagaTGTTTACTTCAGAGTTAAttgggcagctctgcagtaaacatcttgtgtagatgcacccactgactacTGCATTATGGCACCTATCTGGTTGAATTATATTCTAGTAAATGGGCTCAACTCTGGGCATGGTATGTTTTATTTCATTGCTGTCTTGCTAGATAAATTTTGAAACAACTAGCATTAGTCTGCATCTTATTTCAGCTGTCCAGAGTGCCTGTGTAAATTGGCTTAAATGGCTGTCAGATGATAAAATTCTTGCTTAATAGGCCAGAAGTTAGAACCAGTAATGAAATATTTCAGCTGACTGAAGCTCTTTCTGAGCTGTTAAGTGAAACACTGATTATAATAATCTTGAAGTAATACTAATTCTGCACAATGTCTTTCAAATCTGCTGAGACATTATATCATACCTGGGCAGTTAAGTGTTTTTACGAAATATTAGAAGGTAATACTGTGTCATGTGACTGCCAAACAGACTCTCACTCTATAGAATTGGTAGCAGGTATGCTTGTAACAAAATCTATTAAGAATTAAAATCACCATTTTCTAGGTACTAAGACAGCTTGGTCTAAATAAGGCTTAACCAAACATTCTTATTTTTAGGTATCAGCAGTACTATGTGATGATGAAGTTATGCTGTCTATTAAGCCTGGTGAACATGGCTCTACCTATGGAGGAAATCCATTAGCTTGCCGTGTGGCTGTGGCAGCACTTGAGGTATATATGTTCTAGCTGAATTTTTGATGTTCCAAGGACAGCCATTCAGTTTGATATGGCTAAAGAACAAAACTAGGGTATATAAACAATGGAGAACACagacttcacttttttttttaaatataggacATTTCTATTGATGGAGACAATGGAATCTAGGTTTAGAATAAAAAAGATGGTGCTTAATTACTTGTTTGTCTActacatttatttaatttcaaAATACATTCTGAAAATAATTCCTAGAAACTTGTTTttagtttcttttaattttactCTCTCTCAAATTTTAAGAGTAAAGATAAGCTATAGATATTATTGAAGAAAACACCTTTGCTTGGTGAAAGACCAATATTTCAGTAGAGTTATTTAAAGTTGATCAAATTACTCTCTTTTAAgcctttttccttaaaaaaagaaaaaaaatttggtTGCTTCATTTTACTACAACAACTTCAGAAAGATATCAAAGTCTGTTATTAGTTTGATTTAAATTAACATCTGGTGTTGCAACTCAAAGAGAAGCTGTTAAAATCATGTCAAGAATCCGTATTTTAATAATTAAGAAATTGCATAATTAATGTTATTTGATGTAAATTATTAACTTTAAAAACCCCTCATAGTTGCCAAATGTATAGAGCTGAGAACTTCATAGATCAGATTCTTTTCCGGGTCAATATGGATGCTTAGGTCTTTGCTATGACTTTTTTAGTGGATATGGCTTTTGTATTCTACCGTTTAGCATTGTTTTACCTAATATATTTCATGCTTATGCATATCAGTATGGTGTATGCCCTGTTAGTAGCTAGGACTCAAATAACCAAAAAGTTATGCAGTTTTCCTGAGCTCCTTCTTCTTTTTAGGTAATAGAAGAAGAAGGCTTAGCTAAAAATGCAGAAGCAATGGGTATCTTATTGAGAAGTGAACTCATGAAGACACCATCAGACATTGTGACCTGTGTGAGAGGGAAAGGATTATTAAACGCCATTGTTATTCGTCAAACTAAAGGTAAAGAAACTCTTGACAAATTACAGAATCAAAGTGTGAGCAAGAAAAAAAGTATAGGATATTTTGTGGGATGGGGATAACCTATTGGGGTTCATGTCTTGGTTGGCTCATCATAGTCTGTAGGGTtgcttgtacacaccatgggggtttaatttggtttagttctccctaaattgaaacggtgagtttttaaaaacactgcttcaatttagggagaattaaataGAGCTAAACCCCCATGGCGTGTACACAAGGGCGGGGGctcgatccttacctgcctcttcagtggcggggaagagggcagggcgagctgccggtgggcctagtggtccctgagctgcacaggggccccggggggtgctgcagctgcagagggaagtactgttctccccctcccccccccccaaccccagccatggagggaagcactgggtctctgcacagctcaggtaggcaggctctggggaggaaaaaaaaagaaaagatcaggcttgctgcttttttttttttttttttcccccttcagcggagcctgcctgcacggtctgctgctgggtcccacagcccctgagctgcgtggggcccACCAAGCCCTGAGTATGTTGGTTTTCAgcgccctgtgcactgttgcactttataaggtagcaaactaaaacaccttggaggtgttttatcttgctacataaTGAAGTGTTTTAAATATATTGCCAAGcttgcaaacagcaacaccattaaagcggaaTATGCCACCAAACGTGCAAACAgtaatgccattaaagcagtgcaaaagtgcatttaagccgctttaaaggccaattttgtggcatgtacaaagttTGTGCATACAGGTACATGCTTTTGACAAAGGAGGCTTTTCCTTTCTGGTGTATTTAAATGTGAGCAGAGTATTGGGGTAAGCTAGTGGTTCGCAACCTTTTTTAGTCTGTGAGGATTTTATTTTGTATTGCTCCCATCATTGTCATCTCTGGTGTTCACAAATACTGTCTATCAAATAATTGCTTGCAGTAATCTTCACATTTCAGAGTGTTGCCAATAAACACTCTGCCAGCTGCTAATGGAAACAAAACTGGATGGAACGTGCAGCATGCCCTGGAATTCACTCCCAGATTAAGGAAGGACTTGCTTCCTAGAGTTTAAAGGCATGTTGTGAGGATGCCTTGCTGCCTTACTCTCAGGTTGTCAATGCTTGGTTAGAAATAAAGCAGGAGAAATGAATGTAACAAGTTATTGAGAGGCaaaattgagaaaaaaatatgttcaGGGACAAATACCTCGAATCATACCAGAAAGTGGCTAAAAAGCCAGGGTAGAATATAGCATACTGTTATTACATACTCTGATTTGTTCTGCTGGGTGTGGTACTGTACTTTTCTGTGATAGGAAAATTTGTAATAAATTTGTAATCACTTTGAGACGTGAACAATGTATTGAAATACTTACCTGCCTTCAACCTCCTTTCTGTTGTGTTGTTTCTTGTCTTAAACTGAGATTGCAGCATCCAGTTACTTAACTGCAGTGATTGGGGTTGGTGGGGATGATCTCCAGTGCCTAGATGGAAAGTAATGTCATTGGAGCAAAGGAGGGTGTGAATGGCAAATGAGTTCCCCAGTTTGCCCCTTTTTGGGCATTAAATCTGTGTTAATTTATAATATGGTACAAAATAGATGGCATGCATCTTCCATTAAAAATTCTTAACTTAGAGATGCAAAAAAAGCAGGTGCTTGAGGTAGACTTGGTGCCAGGGCATCACATGTGTTCCTCGTTAACATACCTGGAAAGATGCTTATAAGCAGCCAGCACATTTACAATAAAGAACTCTACATATTTAATCTTTCTGCTGCCAGGTGGCAAAGAATTTGCGATCTGGCCCCACACACAAATCACCAGCAAACATTGTGCCATTTATTTAACTGCAGTGTAAACATGTCTCTTCTTTTTTGGCTTTAGACTATGATGCCTGGAAAGTGTGTCTGCGGCTTCGTGATAATGGACTTCTTGCCAAACCCACGCACGGTGACATCATCAGACTGGCACCTCCGCTCGTGATCAAGGAGGATGAAATCAGAGAGTGCATTGAAATCATTCACAAGACCATTCTGTCTTTCTGAATACaccatattttaaatgtatttgctAGTTGGCCCAAGGTGCGGTGCGTGGAAAAAAGTGGTCTATGAAGGCCTGTTCTTGAAGCAAGCATCATCCACTCCCTTAATCCAAAAGGATTTCACTCTTCCAAAAATTAGTCATGTTTAGGCCTTTAAATTATAATGGATTGGGAAAAGGCATATTGTGACTCTGAAGAGCTTCCAACCTCTGGCAACTATTTGGAAACAAAGTGGTGATACTATATTTAGTGTATCATGTATTATATACTTCAAGTCAaactgcctggcaggagcctgtaTGTAGATGCCTTTTTAATTGCTGAAAGTTTCAGCCAAATCTTAAAGCATAATTTATGTATATTTCAATAAGAATAAAATAGTGCCctcctaaaactacacaaaacTTTCTGTTGAGTATATTTGGTGTTTGGTGCAGTGTTTGTAGGGATGAAGATCTTGGCACTAATGGcttcatttttctcttccttttttgatAGTTATGAAAAGGCTTCCAATCATTAAGgttgcttacagatgtgaaactcccacccccccagcactttaaacttggtgtgccCCTGCGCTGAGTGCAGCACGTTCCCAAAAGGCATCATGTTTGTTTGACCCAGTTCACCCAAGGTCTGTATAGATTgcacacttcagtggggctttttgagaCTTTtatcaagattcatagattcgtagatgctagggtcagaagggacctcaacagatcatcaagtccgactcgctgccctgggcaggaaagagtgctggggtcagatgaccccagccagatgtttatccaaccttctcttaaagacacccaaggtaggagagcaccacctcccttggaagcccattccaaattctggccacactgaacatgaagaagttcttcctgatgtccagcttaaatctgctgtctgtcagtgtGTGacttgttccttgttaccccaagaggtgccctggtgaacagagcatctccggttctttgctgcgcccccctaatgaatttttAGGCAGCcccaagatcacctctcaggcttctcttgtggaggctgaagagatctaggtcccttagtctctccttatagggcttggcttgcaaacccttaaccgtacgagtggccctcctctggaccctcttgaggttatccacatccttcttaaagtacaacacccaaaactggacgcagtactccaaatgcagtcCGACCAATGccgtatagaggggaagtatcacctccttggctctatttgtcatgcatctgctgatgcatgataaagtgtggttagctttgctgatgattttgtcacactgacgactcatgttcatcttggagtccactatgactctgagatccctttctgcttctgtgctgctgagagggtcatttgcCAGCCAgaaggtgtgctggatatttttatgccctacgtgcagcactctgcacttgtccttgttgtactgcatcctattgtgtactgcccacttttctaacctgtccaggtctgcctgtaatcATTCCCTACCccccagagtgtgcacttcaccccacaatttagtatcatccacagatttggacagagtacacttcacgcccacatccaagtcactaatgaagacattgaagagtacaggtccaaggactgagccctgccagaccccactgcccacatccttccaggtcgaataACTGACTGAAtctgctattagataaaagtgccaaaaagctgcactgaagcatgtgatctatacagatgctggggagctgggtcaaactaacacgcTTCCTCTGCCAGTAaagtgttgttttcttttttttttttccatgcctgTCAGCTGCCTAAGATTTGATAAACTGGCTACCCTGCTGGTAAATGCAGTAAGCACAAACTCATGTCTGGTATGTATTTTGAATGTGTTGCACTGAACATTATTTTCAAGAATGTGATCTTGGTATTTGGCTTCCAAATTTGTAAAGCAGATCTGAATGTACAGGTCTTGTGTTATCATTTTTAAACTATTACCTGTCTATAATTTAGAAGTTTGTTTACATTAAGACATGGTGATGCACAATTGAACTGGATAATACAATCGCAAGAACTAAATTCAACCCTTGCAAGAGTTTTTTTTTAGTAGCTATGGCCAGGGGTGCTCAGCATAGATGAGCATTACATTTCTTTCCAGCTGTCATCACATTGGGAGTTTCTGTACTACTTTCTTCAGGACGCAAGTTCCTACCCCCTTGGATGTTGCCACATATAGAATTAAACACGTGTCTGCAGAGATTATGGCTAATTTTCCACTAGGCTTTTTCATAGCTCTAGCTATTCAGTCTCCTTTCTTGGATCAGATGGTGCTGTTTCATATGAAGTAGGACTCTGGTTAATCAATGCCGTGCACATCTAACCTGTGAATGAGAACTAGACTTAGGCTGACTCACAGGTAGGAATATCAATCTATTGTGGATGagtaaaacaaatataaatatgaaGAGATCCCTGCTCTCCTGTGTATGCATCTAAGACACCTGCATGATGCTTCCTGATGGGTTTAGGGTGACAATGACAGAATGTATAGCCTAGTACCAGTCACTCTCAGAGTTGCAAGATTGTCGTACAACATAAGCAGGGTTAATGGTATAACAGAAAGCTACATATAACTGATGCCAGCAGAAGTCTGTTCATTGACTAAATTGTAGTAGATGTCTTAATCTTCCCAATAGAGCCTTGTAGCATTCTGGGGAATCCCTGCGGAAGTAGGAtgcagtgcatctacacatgcatttgagctAGCCTcagtttactctggtgtaagctACTGTGGAATAAGCACTTTCAGGCAGGCGTTTATACATGAGGATaagagagcagatttgctgctctttacaccgtttcctgcagccctgtaatgggtccctgctgccaccagggggaactcTAGGCTCCCTCTGTGTGATATCCCAGGGGatagcagggagcaccaggccgggagacagctgtctcctggccctggtgggctgcctggtgctgggtcagggacaatgtccccctgccccaccagcagggagttcctggccctggcttcccaatcaggggcaggggccttgggAAGATTTGCAGaggaggggcagctccctgccccgaTCCACTCTTGGGACAACTACCTGCTAGCTTGCTGTTAGCTGTCCCACtgccagattggggcagggggctggaacccacccacccctgcagctctttccaagtcccatgccttgatcacccaaccagggcatggggctgggacctgtccctgaccaggacagttcccagccccaaccctgcacgCTGGGCGGAGGTTAGGCAGCTTgtttcccactcagctctgcaagcctggagctgggggggaacaggctggggggctTGCTCCCCACCCAGTTCTGTGAGTGTACAGCTGAGTGCGGAACAAGCTCCCCATTCTGGTCCCCCCACACCAGGGTCTGCGCTCGCAGAGCTGAGTGAGGAATAGGTTCCCCTGCCTTCGCCAGCAGGGAGcacccagtgccagctccatgaacATGGGGCTGTGATtgcggggccagtgctgggagatccatCCACAAcacagccagtgctgggagataagggtcttccagATCCCTGCTTCCTGATCGTGATGGCAAAGTAGggactgggagataaagatctcccagcccctgctgtctgTTTGTGATCTTGGAGCagagggcttggagctccctgctgctggggcagggggacactgtcctTGCCCGGGGTTCTCTGGTGGAGCCTGACCTGGcatcaggcagctcctggaggagGGCGGTGGGGGAGCTATCTCCTGCctcctggtggatggctgactgggagcagattttgctcctggtcagacgTGTACATGAGCAAATTGACTAATCTCAAGTAACTTTGCTgcttgcattt
This window contains:
- the OAT gene encoding ornithine aminotransferase, mitochondrial yields the protein MFSKLAHSQTLSLLHRGFHASVSSTASIATKKTVQGPPSSEYIFEREAKYGAHNYHPLPVALEKGKGIYTWDVEGRKYFDFLSAYSAVNQGHCHPKIVDALKSQAEKLTLTSRAFYNDVLGEYEEYITKMFNYNKVLPMNTGVEAGETACKLARKWAYTVKGIPKYKAKILFAAGNFWGRTMSAISSSTDPSSYEGFGPFMPGFEIIPYNDLPALERALQDPNVAAFMVEPIQGEAGVVVPDEGYLTGVRELCTKHNVLFIADEIQTGLARTGKMLAVDHENVRPDLVLLGKALSGGLYPVSAVLCDDEVMLSIKPGEHGSTYGGNPLACRVAVAALEVIEEEGLAKNAEAMGILLRSELMKTPSDIVTCVRGKGLLNAIVIRQTKDYDAWKVCLRLRDNGLLAKPTHGDIIRLAPPLVIKEDEIRECIEIIHKTILSF